The genomic interval CGATTGGACAACGCGCTGATCATTGCGCGCGTCGGAGCGGATGTCGTTCTAGCCTCCGACTTGGTGGGCCAATACGGCAATTACCTGGCCGCTCAGGCTCAGGGTGCGCCGGAATCCGTTTTGGCGCCCGCCCGCAAGGAGTTGCAGGACCAGATCCGCAACATCGCGGATATCAAAATCCTCTTTGCCGAGGCCACGAAGACGATCCCTCCGGAGGCCCTTAAAGACATCGAAAAGAAAATCACCGACGAATTCGACAACGCCAAGCTCAAGGAAATGATGAAGCGGGCCCAGTGCAACACCAAGGAAGAAATTGAAGCCAAGCTGCGCGAGGTCGGCACCTCGGTCGAGCGCCGCCGAAAGGCCTTTTACGAACAATCGGTGGCCATGATCTGGCTTCAGCAGCAGATCAAGGAGGAGGAGATAACGTACGGCGAAATATTCGCCTACTATCAGAACAACGGCACGAAATTCGACCACGAAGCGCAATCACGTTGGGAAGAATTAACGGTGCTCTTCAATCAGTTTTCGAGTCGCGACGAAGCGAAGGCCGCCATTGTCAAACTGGGCAATGAGGTCTTGAACGGCAAGCCGTTTGCCGAGGTGGCCAAAGCCGGCTCGCAAGGCCCAACCGCCGCCAGAGGAGGCCTGCGCGATTGGACAACCAAAGGTAGCCTCAAATCGGCGATCCTGGACGAAGTCATCTTCACACTCGAAGTCATGCGGATGAGTCAGATTTTTGCAGATGCCGATGGATTCCACATCGTCCGCGTCATCGAGCGCAAGGAAGCCTATCGCACTCCGTTCACCGACGCCCAAGTCGATATCCGCAAGCAGCTCAAAGCCGAGCAAATCGAGAAGAAGAGAGCGGCCTATCTCGCGAAGGTCCGCATGCAGAATCCGATTTGGACCATCTTTGACAGTCAAGGGCCCGACGGAGTGGCAAGCGGCAAGTGACAAGTGGCAAGTTGAGGTGGCGCTTGTCCCGCAACATTGAACTCAAGGCTCGGCTGCCCGATCCGGTCGCTGCGCGAAGGGTCGCGGAGCAGATTTGCGGCGAGGCCGAGATCCAGCGGCAAACTGATACGTATTTCCATTGCGCTCATGGCCGTCTAAAACTTCGTGAGATCGAGGGGGTCGGGGCGCAGTTGATCTGGTACGATCGCCCCGATAAGGCCGAGCCGAGGGGAAGCGATTATCTGTTGACGCCGGTCATGGAGCCGGCGGCCCTGCGAAAGGCGCTCGCTATGGCTCTGGGCGTTCGCGGCGTCGTCCGCAAAAATCGCCGGATCTATCTCTCTCGGAACGTCCGAATCCATCTCGACGAGGTGGAAGGAGTCGGCAGTTTCCTCGAATTCGAAGCGGTCCTTGACGAGCAAACCGACGATGCAGCCGGCCGGCGCCAAGTGGATGAACTCCGACTGCAGTTCGGCATCGCCGTGGACGATTTGCTCACCGGCTCTTACGGTGATATGCTTGTCCGGCCCGAACCGTGAATTGTCTAACTGCCGCGCGCCCGGTAAACTGCTAGTATGCGGGGTGTTAATCGCCGCAGGCGGTGTTGTTCCCCAGCCCCGAGTCCCCAGCCTCCGGCCTCTATGCTCGGCAAACTCAAACTCGGCACCCTGGAAATCGAGCTGCCGGTCGTCACCGGCACCGAACAGGAGCAAGCGATCGACATCTCCCGGCTCCG from Pirellulales bacterium carries:
- a CDS encoding peptidylprolyl isomerase, giving the protein RQFDNIPQAPTQPMPVRQPVNWAGGPGPQERPDANSTRPFTPPAGSPPAQRLDNALIIARVGADVVLASDLVGQYGNYLAAQAQGAPESVLAPARKELQDQIRNIADIKILFAEATKTIPPEALKDIEKKITDEFDNAKLKEMMKRAQCNTKEEIEAKLREVGTSVERRRKAFYEQSVAMIWLQQQIKEEEITYGEIFAYYQNNGTKFDHEAQSRWEELTVLFNQFSSRDEAKAAIVKLGNEVLNGKPFAEVAKAGSQGPTAARGGLRDWTTKGSLKSAILDEVIFTLEVMRMSQIFADADGFHIVRVIERKEAYRTPFTDAQVDIRKQLKAEQIEKKRAAYLAKVRMQNPIWTIFDSQGPDGVASGK
- a CDS encoding class IV adenylate cyclase, whose translation is MSRNIELKARLPDPVAARRVAEQICGEAEIQRQTDTYFHCAHGRLKLREIEGVGAQLIWYDRPDKAEPRGSDYLLTPVMEPAALRKALAMALGVRGVVRKNRRIYLSRNVRIHLDEVEGVGSFLEFEAVLDEQTDDAAGRRQVDELRLQFGIAVDDLLTGSYGDMLVRPEP